From a region of the Rhinolophus sinicus isolate RSC01 linkage group LG04, ASM3656204v1, whole genome shotgun sequence genome:
- the ALAD gene encoding delta-aminolevulinic acid dehydratase isoform X2 gives MQPQSVLHSGYFHPLLRTWQTATTTLNASNLIYPIFVTDVPDDIQPIASLPGVARYGVNRLEEMLRPLVEEGLRCVLVFGVPSKIPKDERGSAADSEDSPAVEATRLLRKTFPSLLVACDVCLCPYTSHGHCGLLSENGAFQAEESRQRLAEVALAYAKAGCQVVAPSDMMDGRVEAIKETLMAYGLGNRVSVMSYSAKFASCFYGPFRDAAQSSPAFGDRRCYQLPPGARGLALRAVDRDVREGADMVMVKPGMPYLDIVREVKDKHPELPLAVYHVSGEFAMLWHGAQAGAFDLKAAVLEAMTAFRRAGADIIITYYTPQLLKWLKE, from the exons ATGCAACCCCAGTCAGTCCTGCATAGCGGCTACTTTCACCCACTGCTTCGGACCTGGCAGACAGCAACTACCACCCTCAATGCCTCCAACCTCATCTACCCCATCTTTGTCAC GGATGTTCCTGATGACATACAACCTATCGCCAGCCTCCCAGGAGTGGCCAG GTATGGTGTGAACCGGCTAGAAGAGATGCTGAGGCCCCTGGTGGAAGAGGGCCTGCGCTGTGTCCTGGTCTTTGGCGTCCCCAGCAAAATTCCCAAG GATGAGCGGGGCTCTGCAGCCGACTCGGAGGACTCCCCAGCTGTCGAGGCGACCCGTCTGCTGCGCAAGACCTTCCCCAGCCTCCTGGTGGCCTGTGATGTCTGCCTGTGCCCTTACACTTCCCACGGTCACTGCG GGCTTCTGAGTGAGAATGGGGCTTTCCAGGCCGAGGAGAGCCGCCAGCGGCTGGCAGAAGTGGCACTGGCCTATGCCAAGGCAG GATGTCAGGTGGTAGCCCCGTCGGACATGATGGATGGACGCGTGGAAGCCATCAAGGAGACTCTGATGGCATATGGACTTGGCAacagg GTGTCCGTGATGAGCTATAGCGCCAAATTTGCTTCCTGTTTCTACGGTCCTTTCCG GGATGCGGCTCAATCAAGCCCAGCTTTTGGAGACCGCCGCTGCTACCAGCTGCCGCCCGGAGCACGAGGGTTGGCCCTGCGAGCAGTG GACCGGGATGTCCGGGAAGGAGCCGACATGGTCATGGTGAAGCCGGGGATGCCCTACCTGGACATTGTGCGGGAGGTGAAGGACAAG CACCCCGAGCTCCCTCTCGCTGTGTACCATGTTTCTGGAGAGTTTGCAATGCTGTGGCACGGAGCCCAGGCCGGGGCATTTGATCTCAAGGCTGCTGTCCTGGAGGCCATGACCGCCTTCCGCAGAGCAG GTGCCGACATCATCATTACCTACTACACACCTCAGCTGTTGAAGTGGCTTAAGGAGTGA
- the HDHD3 gene encoding haloacid dehalogenase-like hydrolase domain-containing protein 3: MAHRLQLRLLTWDVKDTLLRLRHPVGEEYASTARAHGLEVEALALGQAFGQAYRAQSHSFPNYGLSHGLTSRQWWLDVVLQTFRLAGVRDAQAVAPVADQLYKDFSSPCTWQLLEGAEATLSGCRERGLRLAVVSNFDRRLEDILVGLGLRQHFDFVLTSEATGWPKPDPRIFQEALRLAHVEPALAAHIGDSYHRDYKGAQAVGMHSFLVVGPGPLDPVVKDSVPQEHMLPSLSHLLPALDRLEGLPPQL; encoded by the coding sequence ATGGCACACCGGCTACAGCTACGGCTGCTCACCTGGGACGTGAAGGACACGCTGCTCAGGCTCCGCCACCCCGTTGGGGAGGAATATGCCTCCACGGCCCGGGCCCATGGGCTGGAGGTAGAGGCCTTGGCCCTGGGACAAGCCTTCGGGCAGGCATACAGGGCTCAGAGCCACAGCTTCCCTAACTATGGCCTGAGCCATGGCCTCACCTCCCGCCAGTGGTGGCTGGATGTGGTCCTGCAGACTTTCCGCTTGGCGGGTGTTCGGGACGCTCAGGCTGTGGCCCCTGTCGCTGACCAGCTGTACAAGGACTTCAGCAGCCCCTGCACCTGGCAGCTGTTGGAGGGGGCTGAGGCCACCCTGAGTGGGTGCCGAGAACGAGGTTTGAGGCTGGCAGTGGTCTCCAACTTTGACCGGCGACTAGAGGACATCCTGGTGGGTCTTGGCCTGCGACAACACTTCGACTTTGTGCTGACCTCTGAGGCTACTGGCTGGCCCAAGCCAGACCCCCGCATTTTCCAGGAGGCTTTGCGGCTTGCTCATGTAGAACCAGCACTGGCAGCCCATATTGGGGACAGTTACCACCGTGATTACAAGGGAGCACAGGCTGTAGGCATGCACAGCTTCCTGGTGGTTGGTCCGGGGCCCTTGGACCCTGTAGTCAAGGATTCTGTACCCCAAGAACATATGCTCCCCTCACTGTCCCATCTCCTGCCTGCCCTTGACCGCTTGGAGGGCTTACCCCCACAGCTGTGA
- the ALAD gene encoding delta-aminolevulinic acid dehydratase isoform X1, which yields MKTERPATLLKVTHSRDQTWGCLTLKRDSFCTALAEHTADTSGALSSNPFAALRRHCPPCNPSQSCIAATFTHCFGPGRQQLPPSMPPTSSTPSLSRPGLDQAREPDTGPHPLLTISTSIFLSSSPTITPSHPLPTGPSHHCQFIAHPHSCRDVPDDIQPIASLPGVARYGVNRLEEMLRPLVEEGLRCVLVFGVPSKIPKDERGSAADSEDSPAVEATRLLRKTFPSLLVACDVCLCPYTSHGHCGLLSENGAFQAEESRQRLAEVALAYAKAGCQVVAPSDMMDGRVEAIKETLMAYGLGNRVSVMSYSAKFASCFYGPFRDAAQSSPAFGDRRCYQLPPGARGLALRAVDRDVREGADMVMVKPGMPYLDIVREVKDKHPELPLAVYHVSGEFAMLWHGAQAGAFDLKAAVLEAMTAFRRAGADIIITYYTPQLLKWLKE from the exons AGCTGAGCACACAGCAGATACCTCAGGAGCCCTCAGTTCCAACCCGTTTGCTGCCCTGCGCCGCCACTGCCCACCATGCAACCCCAGTCAGTCCTGCATAGCGGCTACTTTCACCCACTGCTTCGGACCTGGCAGACAGCAACTACCACCCTCAATGCCTCCAACCTCATCTACCCCATCTTTGTCAC GCCCTGGGCTTGACCAGGCAAGGGAACCAGACACTGGACCCCATCCTCTTCTCACCATCTCCACTTCCATATTCCTTTCCAGCTCCCCAACCATCACCCCCAGTCACCCCCTCCCCACTGGCCCTTCCCACCACTGCCAATTCATAGCTCACCCCCACTCTTGCAGGGATGTTCCTGATGACATACAACCTATCGCCAGCCTCCCAGGAGTGGCCAG GTATGGTGTGAACCGGCTAGAAGAGATGCTGAGGCCCCTGGTGGAAGAGGGCCTGCGCTGTGTCCTGGTCTTTGGCGTCCCCAGCAAAATTCCCAAG GATGAGCGGGGCTCTGCAGCCGACTCGGAGGACTCCCCAGCTGTCGAGGCGACCCGTCTGCTGCGCAAGACCTTCCCCAGCCTCCTGGTGGCCTGTGATGTCTGCCTGTGCCCTTACACTTCCCACGGTCACTGCG GGCTTCTGAGTGAGAATGGGGCTTTCCAGGCCGAGGAGAGCCGCCAGCGGCTGGCAGAAGTGGCACTGGCCTATGCCAAGGCAG GATGTCAGGTGGTAGCCCCGTCGGACATGATGGATGGACGCGTGGAAGCCATCAAGGAGACTCTGATGGCATATGGACTTGGCAacagg GTGTCCGTGATGAGCTATAGCGCCAAATTTGCTTCCTGTTTCTACGGTCCTTTCCG GGATGCGGCTCAATCAAGCCCAGCTTTTGGAGACCGCCGCTGCTACCAGCTGCCGCCCGGAGCACGAGGGTTGGCCCTGCGAGCAGTG GACCGGGATGTCCGGGAAGGAGCCGACATGGTCATGGTGAAGCCGGGGATGCCCTACCTGGACATTGTGCGGGAGGTGAAGGACAAG CACCCCGAGCTCCCTCTCGCTGTGTACCATGTTTCTGGAGAGTTTGCAATGCTGTGGCACGGAGCCCAGGCCGGGGCATTTGATCTCAAGGCTGCTGTCCTGGAGGCCATGACCGCCTTCCGCAGAGCAG GTGCCGACATCATCATTACCTACTACACACCTCAGCTGTTGAAGTGGCTTAAGGAGTGA